A section of the Helicobacter jaachi genome encodes:
- a CDS encoding RNA recognition motif domain-containing protein, whose protein sequence is MKTLYVGNLVYAVTRDELKELFSQFGEVFSVKLVNDRETGKPKGFGFVEMNDEGALKAIEALNEKDFRGRNLRVNEARPRE, encoded by the coding sequence TTGAAAACACTTTATGTAGGAAATTTAGTATATGCCGTTACGCGCGATGAGTTAAAAGAGTTATTTTCTCAATTTGGTGAAGTATTTTCCGTAAAACTTGTCAATGATAGAGAAACTGGTAAGCCAAAAGGTTTTGGATTTGTAGAAATGAATGATGAGGGAGCATTAAAAGCCATTGAAGCACTTAACGAAAAGGACTTCCGCGGGCGCAATCTCCGCGTAAATGAAGCTCG
- a CDS encoding ABC transporter permease — MKALIAYLLPRYLRFDKTQPFISITALLAFFGVGVGVMVLCVAMAIMNGMTKEFERKLFIMNYPLSVYSTTYMGVDKQILDALKAQFPQFRFSPYLRYQAVGKVGNTMNAAMVFGVDMQAESSLNEVVRKALEPQDSAHFTQAQIEQIRAQNIHAFMQKEFSILVGKGLSDNFGLEVGDKLDLFFTQLEPSGFSYTPINKRFSIAGFFESGLRAYDEAYVYTNLSALQKIRRIDEHVYDGIHIHTPNPMQDITAIAQFLNEHFPSRAGVEGWWQQNGNFFSAMELEKRALFIVLMLIIVMASLNIISSLLMVVMNRRKEIALLLSLGASKQEIKKVFFWVGNAIGLSGIALGVVLTGVAMYVLDTFSIISLPADVYGSSKLPLDLSLLDFVCTIFGAIIIVCLSSYYPAKKASQVDTLQVLRNE, encoded by the coding sequence ATGAAAGCGCTCATCGCCTATTTGCTGCCGCGCTATTTGCGCTTTGATAAAACGCAGCCTTTTATTTCTATCACAGCGCTTTTGGCGTTTTTTGGCGTGGGCGTGGGCGTTATGGTGCTATGCGTGGCAATGGCTATAATGAATGGTATGACTAAAGAATTTGAGCGCAAGCTTTTTATTATGAATTATCCTCTAAGTGTGTATTCTACCACTTATATGGGCGTGGATAAGCAGATTTTAGATGCGCTAAAAGCGCAATTCCCGCAATTTCGCTTTAGCCCCTATTTGCGCTATCAGGCTGTTGGCAAGGTAGGCAATACGATGAATGCAGCAATGGTGTTTGGTGTGGATATGCAAGCAGAATCTAGCCTAAATGAAGTGGTAAGAAAAGCCCTTGAGCCACAAGATTCCGCGCATTTCACACAAGCGCAAATTGAGCAAATACGCGCGCAAAACATTCACGCCTTTATGCAAAAAGAATTCTCAATCCTCGTAGGCAAGGGGCTTAGCGATAATTTTGGCTTAGAGGTAGGCGATAAGCTTGATTTATTTTTTACCCAACTTGAGCCATCTGGCTTTAGCTACACGCCTATTAATAAGCGCTTTAGTATCGCGGGCTTTTTTGAATCTGGGCTGCGCGCGTATGATGAAGCCTATGTTTATACCAACCTAAGCGCACTGCAAAAAATTCGCCGCATTGATGAGCATGTGTATGATGGCATTCACATACACACACCAAATCCCATGCAAGATATTACCGCTATTGCTCAATTTTTGAACGAGCATTTCCCCTCGCGTGCAGGCGTTGAGGGCTGGTGGCAGCAAAATGGTAATTTTTTCTCCGCTATGGAGCTTGAAAAACGCGCACTTTTTATCGTGCTTATGCTCATTATCGTAATGGCAAGCCTTAATATCATTAGCTCTTTGCTTATGGTAGTGATGAATCGCCGCAAAGAAATAGCGCTTTTGCTCTCACTTGGCGCGAGCAAACAAGAGATTAAAAAGGTATTTTTTTGGGTGGGTAATGCCATTGGCTTAAGCGGCATTGCGCTTGGTGTCGTGCTTACAGGCGTGGCGATGTATGTGCTTGATACATTCTCGATTATCTCGCTGCCCGCTGATGTGTATGGCAGCTCAAAGCTTCCGCTTGATTTGTCCTTACTTGATTTTGTATGCACTATTTTTGGAGCGATTATCATTGTATGCTTATCATCATATTATCCGGCAAAAAAAGCTTCGCAAGTAGATACTTTGCAAGTTTTACGCAATGAGTAG